One segment of Candidatus Manganitrophus noduliformans DNA contains the following:
- the radC gene encoding RadC family protein: MAKIKDWPAGERPRERLIKEGPQVLSDAQLLAILLRTGSDQANAVQLAIGLLDQFHELNNFANLSIKELCSIRGIGPAKAAQLKAAFELGRRSLVPPLSQRIKIHSSQDIFRHFSPTFRHLKKELFKIVLLDQKNKIIRDVLVSEGSLTLTVVHPREVFNPAVRDSAASVVFLHNHPSGDPTPSSEDRELTRRLVAAGDLMGIQVLDHLIIGDDQYFSFSDAGYIRSPSPRVAVSEERT; the protein is encoded by the coding sequence ATGGCCAAGATCAAGGATTGGCCGGCAGGGGAGAGACCGCGAGAGCGCCTCATTAAGGAAGGTCCGCAGGTTCTCTCCGATGCCCAGCTTTTGGCCATCCTCCTTCGAACGGGATCGGATCAGGCGAATGCGGTGCAACTTGCGATCGGCCTTTTGGATCAATTCCATGAATTAAACAACTTCGCGAACTTGAGCATCAAAGAGCTCTGCTCCATTCGCGGGATCGGTCCGGCCAAGGCGGCTCAATTGAAAGCGGCATTTGAGTTGGGACGCAGGTCGCTTGTCCCTCCTCTTTCTCAGCGGATTAAGATTCATTCAAGCCAGGATATATTCCGGCATTTTTCGCCGACCTTCAGACATCTTAAGAAAGAGCTATTCAAGATCGTTTTGTTGGATCAGAAAAATAAAATTATCCGAGATGTGCTTGTTTCGGAGGGAAGTCTGACGTTGACGGTGGTCCATCCGAGAGAGGTGTTCAATCCCGCGGTTCGGGATTCGGCGGCGTCGGTGGTTTTCCTGCATAATCATCCGAGCGGAGATCCGACCCCCAGCTCCGAAGATAGGGAGCTGACAAGGAGATTGGTCGCGGCGGGGGATTTGATGGGGATTCAGGTTCTCGATCATCTGATCATCGGGGATGATCAATATTTTAGTTTCTCCGATGCCGGCTATATACGAAGCCCGTCTCCCAGGGTTGCGGTTTCAGAGGAACGGACATAA
- the polX gene encoding DNA polymerase/3'-5' exonuclease PolX, whose protein sequence is MTKEALIEQLEASAVLLELQGENPFKCRAYTNAAKAIAELDVDLHEAVRNRTLLERDGIGKAMFEKISNAVETGRLGSYDELRAAVPSGLLEMLKIKGLGPKKIKILHERLGIKDVVELEYACIENRLVDLPSFGKKTQDKILEGISYRKKQMGFHHCHTARREGEALLSKLRERKEVVRAAFGGSVRRRNEIVQDIDLIVSSDHPADLISFFCGQPEVEREVARSESKARVILKSGIAVDLYVATEERFPYLLHHYTGSKDYHAALEERAKRFGIRISEYGLFLDDHILPCQEEREIFSTLELDYIEPELRENRGEIEAAAQHRLPPLVTENDLRGIFHVHSTYSDGSGSLSEMIEAAERAGLEYIGISDHSQSAFYANGLKEDRIQKQHEEIEQLRQRFKGIHIFKGIEADILPDGSIDYDDRILSAFDFVIASVHSRFNMSEREMSDRVVRAMSHPKVTFLGHPTGRILLSRQGYPLVVPEVIEAARRYGVVLELNSSPYRLDLDWRYCKLAKEAGVRLSINPDAHGVEGISDTFFGVGIARKGWLSKEDVINTLPLDQIKPFLMNKRK, encoded by the coding sequence ATTACGAAAGAAGCGCTCATCGAACAGCTTGAAGCCTCGGCGGTGTTGTTGGAATTGCAAGGAGAGAATCCCTTCAAGTGCCGCGCCTATACCAATGCGGCGAAAGCCATCGCGGAACTCGATGTCGATTTGCATGAAGCCGTCCGGAATCGAACGCTGCTGGAGCGCGACGGAATCGGCAAGGCGATGTTTGAGAAGATCTCCAATGCCGTTGAGACCGGGCGGCTGGGGTCCTATGATGAATTGAGGGCGGCCGTCCCTTCCGGACTCCTGGAGATGTTGAAGATAAAGGGGCTTGGTCCGAAAAAGATCAAGATCCTCCACGAGCGGCTCGGGATCAAAGATGTTGTTGAGCTGGAATATGCCTGCATAGAAAATCGCTTGGTCGACCTTCCCAGCTTTGGAAAGAAAACCCAAGACAAAATATTAGAAGGAATCTCCTATCGCAAGAAGCAGATGGGATTCCATCATTGCCATACCGCCCGGAGAGAAGGGGAAGCGCTTTTATCGAAGTTACGTGAGAGAAAAGAGGTTGTTCGTGCGGCGTTTGGGGGGAGCGTCCGAAGGAGAAACGAGATCGTTCAGGATATCGATCTGATTGTCAGCAGCGATCATCCCGCCGACCTCATCTCCTTTTTTTGCGGACAGCCGGAGGTGGAGCGAGAGGTCGCCCGATCCGAAAGCAAGGCAAGGGTGATTTTGAAGTCGGGAATAGCGGTCGATCTTTATGTGGCCACGGAGGAGCGGTTTCCGTATCTTCTGCATCACTACACCGGGAGCAAGGATTACCACGCGGCGCTGGAAGAGCGCGCCAAGCGGTTTGGGATTCGGATCAGCGAATACGGTCTTTTTCTGGACGATCATATCTTACCCTGCCAGGAAGAGCGGGAGATTTTTTCTACATTGGAGCTCGATTATATCGAGCCTGAGCTGCGGGAAAACCGGGGGGAGATCGAAGCCGCCGCGCAACATCGTCTTCCCCCTCTTGTGACGGAAAACGATCTCCGCGGCATCTTTCATGTCCACAGCACCTACAGCGACGGTTCGGGGTCTCTCTCCGAGATGATCGAGGCGGCCGAGCGGGCCGGCCTGGAGTACATCGGCATTTCCGATCACAGCCAATCGGCTTTTTATGCGAATGGGTTGAAGGAAGACCGCATCCAAAAGCAGCACGAAGAGATCGAGCAGCTCCGTCAACGGTTCAAAGGGATCCATATCTTTAAAGGAATCGAAGCCGATATCCTTCCCGACGGCAGCATCGATTACGACGATCGTATCTTATCGGCATTTGATTTCGTGATCGCCTCCGTTCACTCCCGCTTCAACATGTCCGAAAGAGAAATGTCCGACCGAGTGGTCCGCGCCATGAGCCACCCGAAGGTGACCTTTTTGGGGCATCCCACCGGCCGAATCCTCCTCTCCCGTCAAGGGTATCCGCTTGTCGTACCGGAGGTCATCGAAGCGGCGCGCCGCTATGGGGTCGTTCTTGAGCTGAATTCAAGCCCGTATCGGCTCGATCTGGATTGGCGCTATTGTAAGCTGGCCAAAGAGGCCGGCGTCCGATTGAGCATCAATCCCGACGCACATGGTGTCGAGGGGATCTCGGATACCTTTTTCGGCGTCGGAATCGCCCGAAAAGGATGGCTCTCCAAAGAAGATGTCATTAATACTCTCCCGCTCGATCAAATCAAACCTTTTCTGATGAATAAAAGAAAGTAG
- the coaD gene encoding pantetheine-phosphate adenylyltransferase, translated as MAKAEKLKLAVYPGTFDPITNGHIDIIRRILRIFPSVLVAVAPNPKKAPLFSLEERLQMIRTATEGFHDLSVEPFQGLLINYLRKKGATAIVRGVRAISDFEFEFQMAMMNRKLDPKIETVFLMPSEEYSYITSTLIKEVAGYGGDVTAFVPKGVSEKLLEKFPR; from the coding sequence ATGGCAAAGGCTGAAAAACTCAAACTCGCAGTTTATCCCGGAACGTTCGATCCGATTACCAATGGGCATATCGATATTATCCGAAGGATCCTTCGAATCTTCCCCAGCGTGCTCGTCGCCGTCGCCCCCAATCCCAAAAAAGCCCCCCTCTTCAGCTTAGAAGAACGCCTCCAGATGATCCGAACCGCAACGGAGGGATTTCATGATTTGAGCGTGGAACCCTTTCAAGGTCTCCTGATCAACTATTTACGGAAAAAAGGAGCCACGGCGATTGTGAGGGGGGTTCGGGCGATTTCGGACTTTGAGTTCGAATTTCAAATGGCGATGATGAATCGGAAACTCGATCCCAAAATAGAAACCGTCTTTTTAATGCCGAGCGAAGAGTATTCCTATATCACTTCGACGTTGATTAAAGAAGTCGCCGGTTACGGAGGAGATGTGACCGCCTTCGTTCCAAAAGGCGTTTCAGAAAAACTCCTTGAAAAATTTCCGAGATAA
- a CDS encoding LpxI family protein translates to MTNDHSKKIGLIAGNGQFPLIFAENARRAGLSVIAVAHTGETPPELSEKVDEILWIRVGQIGKLISFFKKAGVTDAVMAGGIRKTRLFEMRPDFRALTLLARLKEKKDDALLRAFAGELEREEIRIRASTLYLSSILAVDGEMTRPLTKAEREDIAWGWPLAKQIGGLDIGQCIVVRDGVVLAVEAIEGTDATIRRGGTLGKEKAVVIKICKPQQDLRFDIPAIGPGTIQAMIEVSASVLAVEAGKTLLLEKEKLLQEAASAGIAVVGIKGS, encoded by the coding sequence ATGACAAATGATCATTCCAAAAAGATCGGTCTTATCGCCGGCAACGGCCAGTTTCCGCTGATCTTCGCCGAAAATGCCAGGCGGGCCGGTCTTTCCGTGATCGCGGTGGCCCACACCGGGGAGACCCCGCCGGAGCTCTCCGAGAAGGTCGATGAGATCCTCTGGATTCGCGTGGGGCAGATTGGGAAGCTGATCTCTTTTTTCAAAAAGGCCGGGGTGACCGATGCCGTCATGGCGGGAGGCATCCGAAAGACCCGCCTCTTCGAAATGCGACCCGATTTTCGGGCGCTCACGCTCCTTGCGCGGCTCAAGGAGAAGAAGGACGATGCGCTGCTCCGGGCCTTTGCCGGGGAGCTGGAGCGGGAAGAGATCCGCATTCGAGCGTCGACCCTTTATCTCTCCTCGATCCTGGCGGTCGATGGGGAGATGACACGGCCGTTGACCAAAGCAGAGCGGGAAGATATCGCGTGGGGATGGCCGCTTGCCAAGCAGATCGGCGGGCTCGATATCGGCCAGTGTATTGTCGTAAGGGATGGGGTCGTTTTGGCGGTCGAGGCGATCGAGGGGACCGACGCGACGATCCGCCGGGGGGGCACCCTCGGCAAAGAGAAAGCGGTCGTCATCAAGATCTGCAAGCCGCAGCAGGACCTTCGTTTTGATATCCCGGCGATCGGACCGGGGACGATTCAAGCGATGATCGAGGTGTCGGCCTCCGTTCTCGCCGTGGAGGCGGGCAAGACCCTTTTGCTGGAAAAAGAAAAACTCCTTCAGGAGGCGGCATCCGCGGGGATTGCCGTCGTCGGTATCAAGGGAAGTTAA
- the rsmD gene encoding 16S rRNA (guanine(966)-N(2))-methyltransferase RsmD encodes MRIISGSHKGRRLYAPSGLDVRPTSDKVKEALFNILSDRIEGASFLDLYAGIGSIGIEALSRGAKEVVFVEKSKKHVGFLKKNLSLSPFEGRFDLFCMDAVDFLKKKKAGPFHLIFIDPPYEGEEIEKTLPLLGEGDMITDDATVIIQHFHKKILAEQTGRLRFIKRYKYGETVLSFYGKG; translated from the coding sequence TTGAGAATCATCTCCGGCTCCCACAAAGGAAGAAGATTATATGCCCCGTCGGGGTTGGATGTTCGCCCGACGTCCGATAAGGTCAAAGAAGCTTTGTTCAATATCTTATCGGACCGGATCGAGGGCGCCTCCTTTCTCGATCTCTACGCCGGCATCGGCTCGATCGGAATAGAAGCTTTGAGCCGCGGCGCAAAAGAGGTCGTCTTCGTCGAGAAAAGCAAAAAACATGTCGGCTTCTTAAAAAAAAATCTTTCTTTATCTCCCTTCGAAGGCCGGTTCGACCTCTTTTGTATGGACGCGGTCGACTTCTTGAAAAAGAAGAAAGCCGGTCCCTTTCACTTGATTTTTATCGATCCCCCCTACGAGGGGGAAGAGATTGAAAAAACATTGCCATTGCTGGGAGAGGGTGATATGATAACCGACGACGCAACGGTGATCATACAACATTTTCACAAGAAAATCCTGGCCGAGCAAACCGGCCGGCTCCGTTTCATAAAACGGTATAAATACGGCGAAACGGTCCTTTCTTTTTATGGCAAAGGCTGA
- the lpxA gene encoding acyl-ACP--UDP-N-acetylglucosamine O-acyltransferase, producing the protein MSIHPSAIVHPKAELDPSVEVGPFSIIGEHVKIAKGTKVAAHVVIDGWTEIGEECAFYPFVSVGQPPQDLKYKGEPTRLKIGKQNTFREYVTLNRGTQGGRGETVIGDRNFFMAYVHVAHDCIVGNQVILANAATLAGHITIGDHAILGGLSGIHQFVKIGAYAMIGGCSAVAQDVPPYVSVAGNRAKLYGLNLIGLKRHGFSKERIEALKGAYKLLFRSGLTLREAAKQAREKWKEIADVESLVSFVEQSERGISR; encoded by the coding sequence GTGAGCATTCATCCGAGCGCCATCGTCCATCCGAAAGCGGAGCTCGACCCCTCGGTGGAGGTCGGTCCCTTTTCGATCATCGGCGAGCATGTCAAGATCGCCAAGGGGACCAAAGTGGCGGCGCATGTCGTGATCGACGGATGGACCGAAATCGGCGAGGAGTGCGCCTTTTATCCTTTTGTTTCCGTCGGGCAGCCTCCTCAGGATTTAAAATACAAAGGAGAGCCGACCCGGCTCAAGATCGGAAAGCAGAATACCTTTCGGGAGTATGTGACGCTCAATCGGGGAACCCAAGGGGGGCGGGGAGAGACGGTCATCGGCGATCGAAACTTCTTCATGGCCTATGTCCATGTGGCGCATGACTGCATCGTCGGAAACCAGGTGATCCTCGCGAATGCCGCGACGCTGGCCGGGCACATCACCATCGGCGATCACGCCATCCTCGGCGGGCTCTCCGGAATCCATCAATTCGTGAAGATCGGGGCCTATGCGATGATCGGGGGCTGTTCGGCGGTTGCCCAGGATGTTCCCCCCTATGTCAGCGTGGCGGGAAATCGGGCCAAGCTGTACGGCCTCAATTTAATCGGGTTGAAACGGCACGGCTTCTCCAAGGAGCGGATCGAAGCGTTGAAGGGGGCCTATAAACTTCTCTTCCGATCGGGGTTGACACTGCGGGAGGCGGCAAAGCAGGCGCGGGAGAAATGGAAAGAGATTGCCGACGTGGAATCGCTCGTTTCCTTCGTCGAGCAATCGGAGCGGGGAATTTCTCGGTAA
- a CDS encoding OmpH family outer membrane protein, with translation MRKQLLWLGLVLLIMMSGTGYAQNMKIGFVDAQKVLEGSKEGKRVKTNMEEFVKSRQKIIDLEEQELKQLEEDLVRQGALLSPEAKKVKQDDFQKKLMEYQKKATDLNKEVQGKKFDTLRDFNKKLEEAVKQIAEKDGYTFVLDRNAEGGGSVIYAKENFDITSKVIEQVDKNAGK, from the coding sequence ATGAGGAAACAGCTACTTTGGTTAGGGTTGGTTTTGCTTATCATGATGTCGGGGACCGGCTATGCCCAGAACATGAAAATCGGCTTCGTCGATGCGCAGAAGGTGCTTGAAGGCTCGAAGGAAGGGAAGCGGGTTAAGACGAACATGGAAGAGTTCGTAAAAAGCCGGCAGAAGATTATTGATCTGGAAGAGCAGGAGCTGAAGCAGCTGGAAGAAGATCTCGTCCGGCAGGGGGCCCTTCTCTCCCCGGAGGCCAAAAAAGTCAAGCAGGACGACTTTCAAAAGAAATTGATGGAGTATCAGAAGAAGGCGACCGACTTGAACAAAGAGGTGCAGGGGAAGAAGTTCGATACCCTCCGGGACTTCAACAAGAAGCTGGAAGAGGCGGTCAAACAGATTGCCGAGAAAGACGGATACACCTTCGTTCTCGATCGGAATGCTGAAGGCGGAGGCTCGGTCATCTACGCGAAGGAGAATTTCGACATCACCTCCAAGGTGATCGAGCAGGTCGATAAAAACGCAGGGAAATAA
- the bamA gene encoding outer membrane protein assembly factor BamA — protein sequence MLKRFGPVSLLLIFILTGFSSPGFTEDNEIRIKLIEVAGNRKIDTAMILSKISLKEGDLFSPEQIREDIKTLYRMGYFDRVEVESEGFEGGVALTFRVHEKPFLVDVVYEGNENIDKDKLKEKVPVKTDTFLDMEEISSYVDKIKKVYEADAYYSAEVTPVIQLISEDQAVLTFLIKEGERAYVRRVRMAGNKAFTDKELKKQIETSKYFWLTSWLTESGRYKEETVQADLDRLREHYLNHGYLEVQVAAPKVELSEDKEWFDITIPIVEGDQFRIRDIRYEGNELFETGRLVNLTKSKEGEIFNRGQIRQDIMSMVDLYGERGYIFANVVPQLSPNIEDKTVDVSFQVTEDDPVKVREIHITGNDKTRDKVIRREIRVNEQELINTRLLRRSFQRLNNLNFFENIEIVPEQVEPGWVDLEVKVQEKPTGTFSIGGGYSSVDRFIAMTEVTQGNLFGRGQLLRAKAELGGRRTTYSLTFREPYLFDSNISGTTDLFNSVRDFSSYQEKRVGGDIVLGRSFGEYVNGSVSYTLETLNIFDLRRVPEVDAAGNPTGGTVPDRDIPEQVVRQAELGKTLTSALGFSLSRDTRDFIFDPTSGSRNSISLEYAGTFLGGDNDYYKVIFDSSRFFPLWREHVLSVHGRVGYAVGIGDKELPVGERFYVGGINTVRGFKFGKAGPITSTGEIIGGNKELYINVEYLIPLVPEAKIKWLFFYDIGRAFDDSEAIRFSELRQGAGFGIRWISPVGPLRLEMGANLDPERGEETGFIPEFSIGTLF from the coding sequence TTGCTGAAGCGGTTCGGTCCTGTTTCCCTTCTACTTATTTTTATTCTAACTGGTTTTTCCTCCCCGGGTTTTACAGAGGACAATGAGATCCGAATCAAGCTGATCGAGGTCGCCGGAAATCGAAAAATTGACACGGCGATGATCCTCTCCAAGATTTCGCTCAAAGAGGGAGATCTCTTCTCGCCGGAGCAGATTCGGGAGGATATCAAAACCCTCTACAGAATGGGCTACTTCGATCGGGTCGAGGTCGAGTCGGAAGGATTCGAAGGGGGAGTGGCATTGACCTTCAGAGTCCATGAAAAGCCTTTCCTTGTCGATGTCGTCTATGAGGGAAATGAGAATATCGACAAAGACAAATTGAAAGAGAAAGTGCCGGTCAAAACCGACACCTTTCTTGACATGGAGGAGATCAGCTCCTACGTCGATAAAATCAAAAAGGTCTACGAGGCGGATGCCTATTACAGCGCGGAAGTGACCCCGGTGATTCAACTCATCTCGGAAGATCAAGCGGTGCTGACCTTCCTGATCAAAGAGGGGGAGCGCGCCTATGTCCGCCGCGTCCGAATGGCGGGAAATAAGGCGTTCACCGACAAAGAGTTGAAAAAACAGATCGAGACGTCAAAATATTTCTGGTTGACCTCCTGGCTGACCGAATCGGGACGCTACAAAGAAGAGACCGTCCAGGCCGACCTCGACCGGCTGCGCGAACATTATCTCAACCACGGGTACCTGGAGGTCCAGGTGGCCGCGCCGAAGGTCGAACTCAGCGAGGACAAAGAGTGGTTTGATATCACCATTCCGATTGTGGAGGGGGATCAATTTCGGATTCGCGACATCCGTTATGAAGGAAACGAGCTCTTCGAGACCGGGCGATTGGTCAATCTGACGAAGAGCAAAGAGGGGGAGATCTTCAATCGCGGCCAAATTCGGCAGGATATCATGAGCATGGTCGATCTTTATGGCGAGCGGGGCTATATCTTCGCCAATGTGGTCCCGCAGCTATCGCCGAATATTGAAGATAAAACAGTCGATGTCTCCTTTCAGGTGACCGAAGACGACCCAGTCAAAGTAAGAGAGATCCACATTACCGGAAACGACAAGACCCGCGACAAAGTCATCCGAAGAGAAATCCGTGTCAACGAACAGGAACTGATCAATACAAGGCTGCTCCGGCGGAGCTTCCAGCGGCTGAACAATCTGAACTTTTTCGAGAACATCGAAATCGTCCCGGAGCAGGTCGAGCCGGGATGGGTCGATCTGGAAGTGAAGGTCCAAGAGAAGCCGACCGGCACGTTCAGCATCGGCGGCGGATACAGTTCGGTCGACCGCTTCATCGCCATGACCGAGGTGACCCAAGGAAATCTTTTCGGAAGAGGACAGCTTTTGCGGGCCAAGGCAGAGTTGGGAGGAAGACGAACGACCTACAGCCTCACCTTTAGAGAGCCCTATCTTTTTGATTCGAATATTTCCGGCACCACCGATCTCTTCAACAGCGTGCGGGACTTCAGCTCTTATCAGGAAAAGCGGGTCGGCGGTGATATCGTGCTTGGGCGCTCCTTCGGCGAATACGTGAATGGGAGTGTCAGTTATACGTTAGAGACGCTCAATATTTTCGATCTGCGTCGTGTTCCGGAGGTCGATGCCGCGGGCAATCCGACCGGGGGTACCGTCCCTGATCGCGATATTCCCGAACAGGTCGTGCGACAGGCAGAGTTAGGAAAGACCTTAACAAGCGCCCTTGGTTTTTCCCTTTCCAGAGATACGCGCGATTTTATTTTCGATCCGACCAGTGGAAGCCGCAATTCCATTTCGCTCGAATATGCTGGAACCTTCTTGGGGGGAGACAATGATTACTATAAAGTGATCTTTGATTCCAGCCGCTTTTTCCCCCTTTGGAGAGAGCATGTTCTTTCGGTCCATGGGCGGGTCGGATATGCGGTTGGGATTGGTGATAAAGAACTTCCGGTGGGGGAGCGGTTTTATGTCGGGGGGATCAATACGGTGCGAGGGTTTAAATTCGGAAAAGCGGGCCCGATCACCAGCACCGGTGAAATCATAGGGGGAAATAAAGAGCTTTACATCAACGTAGAATACCTGATTCCGCTGGTTCCTGAAGCGAAAATTAAATGGCTCTTTTTTTACGATATCGGACGCGCCTTCGATGATTCCGAAGCGATCCGATTTTCGGAGTTGAGGCAAGGGGCCGGGTTCGGCATCCGCTGGATCTCTCCGGTCGGTCCCCTCCGGCTGGAGATGGGAGCGAATTTGGACCCCGAGAGGGGAGAGGAGACCGGATTTATTCCGGAGTTTTCAATCGGCACCCTATTTTAG
- the lpxD gene encoding UDP-3-O-(3-hydroxymyristoyl)glucosamine N-acyltransferase, with amino-acid sequence MEVSLDKVAEWLGGKVVGDPHLCIRGVASIEEAKQGEITFLANPKYASKAMQTRASAIIVRAKIDGVSCALLVVEDPYFAFTRLLSHFHPPRRYPAEVDPRAAIGKEVLLGAGVSIGPFVTVEDRARIGDRVRLGAGVFVGEESEIGEDSLIYPNVTLREGVKIGKRVIIHSGTVIGSDGFGFAPHKGKYHKIPQIGGVIVEDDVELGANVTVDRAALGNTIIGAGTKVDNLVQIGHNVVIGADSILVAQVGISGSAKIGRRVTLAGQVGVAGHLTIGDNVIVGGKSGVTKDISAGENVSGFPPLPHKTWLKAQATFPHLPEMRERIKALEKEVESLRERIAQRDERNG; translated from the coding sequence ATGGAAGTATCGTTGGACAAAGTTGCGGAATGGCTCGGAGGGAAGGTCGTCGGCGATCCGCACCTTTGCATCCGGGGGGTCGCTTCGATCGAGGAGGCGAAGCAGGGAGAGATCACCTTCCTCGCGAATCCGAAGTATGCCTCCAAGGCGATGCAGACGCGCGCCTCGGCCATTATCGTTCGCGCGAAAATCGACGGGGTTTCCTGCGCCCTTTTAGTGGTGGAAGATCCCTACTTCGCCTTCACCCGGCTCCTCTCCCACTTTCATCCTCCCCGCCGCTACCCCGCGGAGGTCGATCCGCGTGCCGCCATCGGTAAAGAGGTCCTCCTCGGGGCCGGGGTGTCGATCGGCCCATTTGTGACCGTGGAGGATCGGGCGAGGATCGGCGACCGCGTCCGTCTCGGCGCAGGGGTCTTTGTCGGGGAAGAGAGCGAGATCGGGGAGGACAGCCTGATCTATCCGAACGTCACCCTCCGGGAGGGGGTGAAGATCGGCAAGCGGGTCATCATCCACAGCGGGACGGTCATCGGCAGCGACGGGTTCGGCTTCGCTCCCCACAAGGGGAAATATCACAAGATCCCGCAGATCGGCGGGGTGATCGTCGAGGACGACGTGGAACTCGGCGCGAACGTTACCGTCGATCGGGCGGCCTTGGGAAACACGATCATCGGCGCCGGGACCAAGGTCGATAATCTCGTTCAGATCGGCCACAATGTGGTGATCGGGGCCGATTCCATTCTGGTGGCGCAGGTCGGCATTTCAGGGAGCGCCAAGATCGGGCGGCGCGTCACCCTGGCGGGACAGGTCGGCGTCGCCGGTCACCTGACGATTGGCGACAATGTGATCGTCGGCGGAAAGTCGGGGGTCACCAAAGATATTTCGGCGGGGGAGAATGTCTCCGGTTTCCCCCCCCTTCCCCACAAGACCTGGTTGAAGGCCCAGGCCACTTTTCCCCATCTGCCCGAAATGCGGGAGAGAATCAAAGCACTTGAGAAGGAAGTCGAATCACTGCGAGAACGGATTGCCCAACGCGACGAGAGGAACGGCTGA
- the fabZ gene encoding 3-hydroxyacyl-ACP dehydratase FabZ, giving the protein MIDIGEIQEILPHRYPFLLVDRILEIEPGKRIVGFKNVTINEPFFQGHFPKHPIMPGVLIIESMAQVGGVLAFKSTKGNEGQLVFFLGIDKAKFRKPVYPGDQLRIEVEVIQERPPFWRLKGMAYVDGKLAAEAEFKAMLGQGNKGGLEK; this is encoded by the coding sequence ATCATCGATATCGGAGAGATTCAGGAGATATTGCCGCATCGTTATCCTTTTTTACTGGTGGACCGCATTCTCGAAATCGAGCCGGGAAAGAGAATCGTCGGTTTCAAGAATGTAACGATCAATGAGCCCTTTTTCCAGGGACATTTCCCGAAGCATCCGATCATGCCGGGGGTCTTGATCATCGAGTCGATGGCGCAGGTCGGAGGGGTTCTCGCGTTCAAGTCGACCAAGGGGAACGAGGGACAGCTGGTCTTTTTTCTCGGGATCGATAAGGCCAAGTTCCGAAAACCGGTCTATCCCGGAGATCAATTGCGGATCGAGGTCGAGGTGATCCAGGAGCGTCCCCCGTTCTGGAGATTGAAAGGAATGGCCTACGTCGACGGCAAGCTGGCGGCGGAAGCGGAGTTTAAAGCGATGCTGGGCCAAGGAAACAAGGGAGGTCTGGAGAAGTGA